GCGTCCGCCCGTATCTACTGGGTGTCGACGACGAAGTGGGGCGCGAAGATCGTCCCGCCGGCCAGCTCGACCAACAACAATGCGTGGGACAACCGCGGCAACTACGTCAGCATCATCGGCTTCGACGTCGACGGCACCAACTCGGGCAGCGGCACGAAATGGACGCACGGTATCTACACCGGCGGTTCGTACGGCATGATCGCCAACAACCACATCCACAACATCGCGAAGTCGGTGACCTGCACGAGCGCGGGCGGTTCGGCGATCGGTGTCGACAGCTACTACCACGGCGTCATGACGGATGTGGTCGGCAACGTCGTCAACGACATCGGCCCGGCGGGCTGCACCTACGTCCAGGGCATCTATTTCAGCACTTCGGGTTCGATCAAGAACAACCTGGTCTACCGCGTGGGCGCGGTGGCGATCCACCTGTGGCACGACGCCAATAACGTGGTCATCACGAACAACACGGCCACGGCATCGAACTTCGGCATGGTGATCGGAGGCGGCGACTTTTATTACACGACGGCGGGTGCCAACAATGTATTCGTTGCGAACAACATCGTGTACGACAACAAGTACGGCATCTCGGAGCAGGGCGTGACGGGCAAGCAGAACGTCTACAAGAACAACCTCGTGACGAAGAACTCGACCTACAACATTTCGCTGCGCAATGGTCTCGTGGCCACGTCGACGGTCAGCTCCGATCCGCTGTTCAAGGCGTACTCGCGCACCGCGACGACGCCCGACTTCCACCTGACCACCAGCTCGCCGGCCATCGCCCGCGGTACCGCGACCAACGCTTACCCGACCGACCTGGACGGCAAACCCCGTAACGCCACGACGGGTTACGACATCGGCGCCTACCAGCACTAAGGCCAGCACTAAGGCCAGCACTAAGGTCACCACCGGGCCCGCACGAAGCCCGGGCGACGCAAGCAACGGTCCGCATGCCTCCAGGCGTGCGGACCGTTTTTCTTAGTCGTTCAGGGGCGCGGTGATCCCAGGCCCGTCCGCGCCGGCCCGGTTCACGGCCGTGCTCACCTTGTACCATTCGAACGCGTCGGCCGGCACGGCGGCATGGCGCGCCAGTTCGATCGCCTGCTGGGGCGACAGGTCCGGATCGAGCCACAGCTTCGCGTCCTCCGCTTCCAGCACGACAGGACGGCGATCGTGGATGTCCAGCATGCCGCCCGAGGCGTCGTCCGTGACGATGACGAAACCGGCCTCGGCGCGGTTCTCCTCGAACGGACCGAAGTTGGCGACGGCCAGCATGAACAGCGGACCGTGATCCTTGCGATGGATGTGCCAGGGCTGCTTGTGGCCTTTTTCGCCTGTCCACTCGTACCAGCCGTCGGCCGGCACGATGCCGCGCCCGTTCTTGACGAGCCGCGACCAGTAGCGATTGGCCAGTTTTTCCAGGCGCGCATTGATGACGATGGGCACTTTACCTTCAGCCCATTTGGCCCGGTAACTCCAGAACACATCGTCCACGCGATGCTCGCCGTCCTGCACGTGCATGACGGGACGATACGTACCGGGCGACGCGTTCGGCGTCGGCCTCGACTCGCTGTCGAGCACGGCGTCGGTCCAGCCGATCAGGTTGGCGTAATGGCGCGCCGTCTGGCTTTGATCAAATCGTCCACACATGGGACGATGGTAGCGCAGATGGCGGACAACGGCCGTCCGTTAGCGCGGCGCGCTGTTATGCCACGAAGCGGCGGGTGAGCGGGAAGCGCGCCAACAGCCCCGTCAATGCCAGCGACAGCACGAAGACGACGGCGACGACGATGATGTCCCAGCCCGGCAGCGCATGCATGGGATTGTCCGGCCCGGCGAGCGGGTCGACGAACAGGTTGTGCGACGCATAGATGCCCAGCACGAGCGGACCGAGCCCCGCCAACCGGGGGAAGCGCAGCGGCGCCGGATCGGACAGCGCCAGCATGGCGACGCCCAGTCCATAAAAATAGGTGCCGACCACGAAATCCTGCGCCATATTCGTGCCCCAGCGCGCGTGCAGCCAGGCGAGCTCGACCAGTTGCAGCGCCAGACCGCCCAGCGCCAGCGCCGGGCCCAGCCAGCGCCACGCCGGGGCGGGGCCAAGGCGGCGCAGCCAGACGCCGCTCGCGAACATGAGCAGGCTGAAGCACAAGCCGTTGCGCACATTGACGTGCGTGTGAAAGCCGAACGGCGTGTCCGCATAGGCCTTGCCGGCAAGGCCGACGCCGTACAGCAACAGCGCCAGCACGAGCAGGGTGCGTTCCATCCGGCGGGCGAGCAGGGCGCCGCTGACGAGGGCGGCCAGCGCCAGCGCCGGCAGGAACCACAAATGCACCTTGGTCCCCTGCAGCAGCAAGGTGGGCAGGCCGGGCAGCGGTCGCGCGGCCGCCCGCAGTCCCGTCGCCAGGCTATCCGCTGACCAGGCTGCTTCCGCCACGTTGACCAGGAAATAGATCACCGACCAGACTACGAACAGCAAGTAAACGCGCCGCGCGAGCGCCAGGCCGGCCGTCCAGCAGCCGGCGCCGTCCCGACAGCGGCCGGCCCAGAAATAGCCGGACAGGATGAAGAACAGGGGGACCGCGAAACGCTCCAGCTGGTCGCATAGCGTGCGTGTATCGAAGCGCAATCCGACGGCGTCCGGACCCGTGTGCGGTGCCGTGTGCAGGGCGATGACGGCGGCGATCGCCAGGACGCGGAATGCGTCCACGGATTGGATGCGGGCCATACGGAAGACGGCAGGTTTGGGGCGGTAGGGAAGGGCAGCAGAAAACCGATGGTGCCCGGAACCGGGATCGTATAGCTGAGCGCGCGAGAAGAGGCTGTGCGGTTTTGACCAGATATTGAATAACATATACCGTCAAAAATACTACGAAGCTTTCTCGTGTCGTCGGCTCGGTCCCACTGTCCCGTGTACATCGTATCACGCGAGAGCGGCTCGCAGCGTCAACGTTGGCTCGATCCGATACGATTTGGTGGTGCTCGCGGAGGCGCCGCAAAACCGCCTCATGGACACTCTGCCGGACACTGCTTGCATCCGTTCGTGAAGGCGACGCCAGCACGTCATTCCACTGCCGCACCGAACTCACGTGGCAGATATTCCCAAGGTATCCCTGTTCTGACGACGGATAGGATGCCTCTTAGGGCAGCACGATCATGATGCGGGGTCCGCCTTCTGGCGCACGACTTGGGTCGGAAGTTGAGCGGCTATAAGCGACCAAAGGTCTTCAGGGAGAAGTTCCTGGGCCATGGCATGAGTCCGTTTGCGAGCAGGGCCGCCATAACGATGGCCGATCCATGGCCGTGCACCTCCGCGATCGGCCTGTTTTGTCGACAACCGGTTCGGTCTCCTATACCGGACCCCGCATCTGGTTGACCTCAACAGTCAAGTGAGATAGCCCTTGTAAACGATCGAGTTTTTCATGGTAGAAAGCGGGATTGCGCTGAAGGTCCTCGGTAACGACAGAAACCAACGCGCTCATGTGACCCGGGCCAAGCCGCCATACGTGGAGGTCGAGCACGTTGTCTCCACTGTCCTCGATCACGTTGCGCACCTTGTCGGCCATTTTCCGGTCAGTATTCATGTCCAGCAGGATGCCGCCGGTGTCGCGCATCAGGCCGAACGACCAGTTCGCGATCACCAGTGCGCCGATCACGCCGGCCAGCGGGTCCATCCAAAGCCAGTTGAATTCTTTTGCCAGCACGAGGCCGATAATGGCCAGCACCGAGACGGCTGCATCCGCCATGACATGGATGTAGGCGGCGCGCATGTTGTGGTCGCGGTGAGCCGCGTCATGGCCGTTGCCATGGTCGTGCGGATGTTCGTCGAATTCCACCGCGTGGTCGCCATCCGGCAGCCGGAGGATGACCTTGAATGCGTGCGGCTCGGGAATCTCTTCCTTCGACTCGAGGTATCGGCCCCGGTCCGCGAACGTGAAGGATTGTTGCGCACCATCGGGACGAACCGTCGTGACGGAAAGTGCCGAGGCCGCCAGCTTCGTGCTTGCGGACTCGGAGGTAAGGCGGAAAACGGGCGGTACGCCATCTTCGAAGATCGACAGAGAAACCATTCCCGACGACGTCGCGATTCGCTGCGCCTCTTCCTCATCGTCGAGCCCATCATCATGGTCGTGTCCGTGGCTGTGTCCATGGCTATGCCCGTGACTATGACCATGATGGTCGCCGCTCAACAACCACACGCTCGCGATGTTGACCAGCAGGCCGACCACTGCGATCGGAATCGCTTCGCCGAAGTGGATGGGCACCGGCGAGAGGAAGCGTGTGACGGCTTCATAGCCGATCAAGAGGGCGATCATCGCAAGCACGATGGCGCTGGTAAAACCTGCCAAGTCGCCGAGCTTGCCGGTGCCGAAGACGAAACGCGCGTCACTCGCGTGCTTGCGCGCGTAGGTGTACGCGAGCGCTGCAATCAGCATTGCGCCCGCGTGCGTGGACATGTGCAGGCCGTCGGCAACCAGCGCCAACGAACCGAACAGGCTGCCGCCGACGATTTCGAGCAGCATCATCGCACTGCACAGCGCAATTACTGCCCACGTCTTGCGTTCGTTGTTTTCGTGGCCGGCGCCCAGAAAAATGTGGTCGTGACCCGCTCCGAAGGCAGCGTCTTCGAAACGGCTCATCTCCTTCCCTCGTTCGGGACGACCTTGGGCAGGAATAGGGGAGTGTGTCAGGTCTTGCATGAGGTTTCCTTGGCCGGCCGTGCTATCGCCCGGCCAGTTTTTTCTCGCGTCGTGCGCGTTCGTTGACGATCTGGTGTCTGCGGTGATCGGTCATCTTCTTCCACTCGCGTGCTTCGGCGAGCGTGCGCAGGCAGCCAGTGCAGAAGCCGGTCTTTCCGTCGAACTGGCATAGCTCGACACAGGGCGATTTGACGGCCATCGATGCTTACTTGAGGTATGAGCGGATCACGTCGAGGAGCTCGCTTGTGCCTTCGGCACGAGCGGCCTCAGTCAGGTCGCTGGCAGCGACGTGTTCCCGCACATGGTCCTCGATCACTTCCGCTATCAGGCCATTCATGGCCCCCCGGCTAGCAGCCAGCAGGTGCAGAACCTCGGCACACCCTGCTTCAGACGCCAGAGCACGTTCGATCGCCTCTACCTGACCACGTATGCGGCGTACGCGGGCAAGCAGTTTTGCCTTTTCTCTTGTCGTGTGGGACAAATGAACACCTTCAAATATAGGGTAAGGGGGTATATTATCATTGAACGCGAGCGTCGATCGATGGGACCGTGACGGCCACCGTGTTGTCGACTCCAATGCCGACATCAGGCGGCGCAGGCCGCCCGTATCAAACCGTGATTACATCAGGAATGGCAAGCCGGCAGCGAACACAATGTAGAGCGCCCCGAACACGGCCAACTTCCTTGCACTCAAATGGCGGTGCTTCAGGAACCAGTACAGCCCGACGATCGACGCGACCGTCACGACCGCGGCCCATACAAGTGACCGGTCCAGCATCCATGGCGTGAAAAACAGTCCCAGCGCGCTGGGTATGGTGGCCTGGATCATCATGGCGCCGCTGATGTTGGCAAGCGCCAGGTCCGACTTTCCTTGCCGGACCCAGATGACGGCGTTCATGGTTTCCGGCAGCTCCGTCGCGATCGGGCTCAGCAGTAATGCGACCAGTTGCGCCGGCAATCCGAGGAGAGGTCCTACCTCGCCGATTTCGCGCACGAACAATTGGGAAGCAGCGAAGATCGCGGCCAGTGCGCCAACCGTCTGCGCGACTGCCCACACGGTACGCGGGTTGTCGGCACGCGGCGTAAGCTTGAGGGGCTCAAGTTCCTCGGCGTCCGCCATTTCACCTGAAGCAGTCATCTCGCGCCAGACATAGACGCCGTATGCGATCAAGAACAGCACACCCAGCCACGGCTTGTATGCGAACGCGACGACACCCAGGCCGACCTTGCATAGGAAGACGGCCAGAAACCATCGTTGGTCGTCCAGCAGACGTCGTGCCGCTGGACGGGAAACGACGCGCCGCTCTTGCGTATGTTGAACAGTCATGAACGCGATGCCGACCACGGCATACGCAATGGTTGCGAGAACCAGGGGACCACCAAGGGCGGCGCCGACACCGATTTCCTTGTGCGCCGAATCATGCCCGAGGGCGACGGCAACGAAGGTCACGACGCTCTCGGGCAGTGCGGTGCCAAAGGCCGCAAGCACCGTCCCGGTCGCGGTCTGCGAGATGCCAAAGCGATGACCCACCCATTCCACGCCGTTGACGAAATATTCGCACGACACATAGATTGCAGCGGCTGAAAGAAGGAGGAGCACGAAGGGGACTAGCATAGCGCCCCCATGGGAACGACGGCGGCAGAATCAGTACGGAAGATTTTTTTTGACACAACAGCTCCAAGCCGGACGAAAACCGATGACCACATGCCCCGTCCGGCCTGGAAGGGCAATATGGTCAAAGGTCTTGCAAGGCTTGACGAGCCGCTTGCGCCATGGCCTGCTGGCCAAGGATGTTGACGCAAGCTCCTTTCAGAGAAAGGTAGCTACTCCCCAATGACGGGCGCATTGTAGCAGCGCAAATATGCAGCGTCCATCATTTCCGACGCAAAAGCGGTAGTCGAAAATCATGGGCTACTCCGACTTAGATGAGCAAATTGTCTATAGCTTGGCGCGCCTCCGCGGGTCAGAAATAGGTTTAGTTAGGCGTACATGGTCCCCCGGTTTGCCAAGCCCTCAATTCGTGGCGGCGTGAAGGTAAAGATTGCACCCGTACATTCGGCTTCGATTGCGACAATTTGTCGCGGTCCCTGATGGGATGTGCTGGTTAGTGCCCGATCGCTCTATCGCACTCCGCGTGCCAGCCTAACAGCGGGCTTTACCAACCGCGGTCTTACCTGACTGCCATCACTGCATAATTGCCTGTGCAATCGGCGGAATCGATAACCTCGTACTGCCGTTACTCTGTGCCGGTCGGATTACGCAGCGACGTAATCGGACCGGAAATTCCTGTCGTGTACCCGTAGTGCCCACGCGATCCGCGCATTCTTGTTCGCCAGTGCGACTGCTGCCACGTTCTTGTTACGCCGACCGAGCAATTTGCCCAGCCAACCCTGCACATTGGCCTTGCGTTCGAGTTGCCGAATGACCGCTCGAGCGCCATGGATCAGCAGCGTGTGCAGGTACGTGTCGCCGCCCTTGCTGATCCCCTGCAAACTCGCCTTCCCGCCGGACGAGCGCAGCTTTGGTACCGGGCCGGCCAAGCCGCCAACTGGCGGCCGTTCGTAAAATTCTTCGCATCGCCAACCGAAGCGATCACGGCACTGGCGGTAATCATGCCAAGCCCGTATTTTCTCCAGCTTGCACATGCGCGGAGGTGCCAACCCAGCCGACTCGCCAACTTGCATCGACCCTTCATTGGAATCGCCCGCTTGAGCTTTGACCGGCATCTAAATCATTGGTCCCGTAAATCATTTTCAGTTTTGCTGAATTGACCTTTCTTATGTGCGTTTTTTCACATAATTAACGTTCTGAAAGGTTGGTTATAGTACAGCTTTCATTGTCATATCATCATCTGCATCGCTTTCGGCATGCAGGCAAAACCGTGACATCGTACAGTTATTGGCGAAGTCGCGTCATGTTGCTGCTAGGCAGCTTTAACGAACAGACCCGGGTTCAGGGCCTGACGTACGATCAGTTCGGGAGAAAATTGGAAGCCGCAATCGAGGTGAGGACAAAGGCAATATTTGCGTTTTCGCGATAAAAAGAATCAAGTCGACTTCCAGTCACAAACTTTTAGGTAATTATCGCGGCAGCCTAATAGCGGATGCACATCTCGGTAACTACTTTGAAGACGAGTGGAGATAATGGCGGTATCGTAAATTAACTGATCAGTGAGCGAGACATGACTTATATCACGAGGCTACACAAGAATAAACTGTTGATGTCCGATGAAATTGCTCGTTCGCGGGCCGGGCGTTATTTCGAGCATTTCGAACTGAGCGCTATAGCCGATTACCACGATCGGCCGGATATACTGGCTATCTGGTCCCGCATGCTGGCCACGGCTTTGGGACCGGAAACATTGTATCAGTCGCCAGAATTTTTCGACTATCTAAGCAATACTGCGCAAGGGCCCGGTACGACTCATGAACTCCTCATTGTTCGCCGGAAGTCGGATCACTCGGTGGTTGGCTGCGTTCCGATTCGGACAATTAGCTGCGATCTCAACTTCCGTTTCGGCCATATAACTCTGTTCAGGCGAAAACTGCGTGCTTGTCAAATCCTTGGGAGTGTCCCACTGTTAGATCTCACGCAAGAAGGTGTCGTCAAGTCGCTCCTCCAGCAGCTGCTTAAACGTTATACGAAGTGCGACGTACTATACATGCAGGCCTTTCCCAAGGAAGCTAGCGCGATGCTTCAAAAAATTGAAGGCGTGTCCGCTTATGTTTTAAACGGCTGGCGCGTATGCCACACGCAACCGTTGCCAAACAGCGTTGACGCATACTTACAGAAATTCAGTTCAAAGAAACGCTACAATCTATCGCGTCAGGTCCGTTTGCTGACTCAAGCCGCCGGTCCGTTGCAGGTACTGTGCATCGAGTATCCGGAGCAGGTTACGAAAATGCTTGATGCAGTTGTCGCAATTGACTCGGCCAAAAACATGGACCGGGATGGTGAACAGGCGCGCTTGGAAGGCTTGGCACGCTATGGACTCTTGCTGTCTTATGTAATTCGCTGCGGCGAGGAAAATATAGCTGTTGTGTACGGCTCCCGTTCGGCATCCGTCTGGCACATCCATAAGATCTCCACCAATCCCGATTATCTGCACCTGTCCGCCGGCACCAGTGCCATTCACCTTGCCGTGCAAGATGTGCTGACTAAGTTCTCATTCACACATATCGACTTCGGTTACGGCACTCCGAACGCGGAATTTCGTTCGACCCATGTATTAAAGCCGCGTGGTCTTGTTTTATTGCACCGCGCACGCAGCTTGACAGCTATGCTGTTAACGCTTCATCGCGTGTGCGATGGTGTAAACGAAGCGCTGACCAGACAGCTCAAGCAGGTAAAAAAGCGGTTTACGCTTGCTCCGAAATTTCTTCGCTAATATGTGATGCAAGCGTGCGAACAGGGCGCTAAGGCCTCTTGAGGACGCAAAGAAACCGCGTCCCTCACGGTCGCTTCGGACAGAATGAACTGCAGACACTACCTCGGCCGCCTGTGCATGCACCAGTGGTTCGGCATCAATCAGCGCAGTGAGTGTTTTGGATCGATCGCGCGGCATCAGCAGGTCCGCCAGATAAAGTGCGAAAGCCGTGCCGCTGCGCGAGCGTATGGAACAGGGGAATTGCACCGCAAATTCTTCCAATGCTCCTGATGCAGGCAGACAGGGCGAACGAGCGGACATGATGGCAGCCCTCCTGCTCTTGGACAGCAGGACGTCATGCTTTTTCAACAAACTATCGTTAAGTAAATAATCCTACATCTGAACGCGCTCTTTTCGCGGGGGGATTACGCACTTCCCGCAATTGATTACTTGGAACGCAAGACTTCGCTGATGGTTGGATCGGTCGGGAAAAGTAAATCGCCACCCGTTCACCAGATAATGTTGAGCCTACTACTTGAACGCGTCTTCTGACGGCTCAATGCCTTGCCAGCAAATAGGCGACCTGGAATCGTTCTGCTAACTGGACTAAGCGACGATCCAGTGTCCACAGCCGGGCCCCGTAGTCAGCATTGTTGATGCCAGCAGCGTCAAATCCACCAACCCACCCCGAGTCCATACAGCTGTTCGCGCTCGATGAGCTCCCACACTACCACTCGACTGGCTTGGCGGGACTGTGGCAGCATTGCAATAACGGACCTGCGCGATCGACTTGATAGCCGGGCAGTTGTGTCCCTTTAACGGCCTGGAAACTCAAAGGAAACCGGCCACCGTAACCAGCGCTGCACCGGTCATCAGGA
This genomic stretch from Massilia putida harbors:
- a CDS encoding choice-of-anchor Q domain-containing protein translates to MKKLVTSSNLRLNTLLCCSAAVLLSAGGSAMAMSTPATTYNYYVSPTGSDSAAGTKYAPFKTLARAAKAATRPSTTVWVAPGTYAGGIKTTYSGTASARIYWVSTTKWGAKIVPPASSTNNNAWDNRGNYVSIIGFDVDGTNSGSGTKWTHGIYTGGSYGMIANNHIHNIAKSVTCTSAGGSAIGVDSYYHGVMTDVVGNVVNDIGPAGCTYVQGIYFSTSGSIKNNLVYRVGAVAIHLWHDANNVVITNNTATASNFGMVIGGGDFYYTTAGANNVFVANNIVYDNKYGISEQGVTGKQNVYKNNLVTKNSTYNISLRNGLVATSTVSSDPLFKAYSRTATTPDFHLTTSSPAIARGTATNAYPTDLDGKPRNATTGYDIGAYQH
- a CDS encoding SOS response-associated peptidase, whose protein sequence is MCGRFDQSQTARHYANLIGWTDAVLDSESRPTPNASPGTYRPVMHVQDGEHRVDDVFWSYRAKWAEGKVPIVINARLEKLANRYWSRLVKNGRGIVPADGWYEWTGEKGHKQPWHIHRKDHGPLFMLAVANFGPFEENRAEAGFVIVTDDASGGMLDIHDRRPVVLEAEDAKLWLDPDLSPQQAIELARHAAVPADAFEWYKVSTAVNRAGADGPGITAPLND
- a CDS encoding acyltransferase: MARIQSVDAFRVLAIAAVIALHTAPHTGPDAVGLRFDTRTLCDQLERFAVPLFFILSGYFWAGRCRDGAGCWTAGLALARRVYLLFVVWSVIYFLVNVAEAAWSADSLATGLRAAARPLPGLPTLLLQGTKVHLWFLPALALAALVSGALLARRMERTLLVLALLLYGVGLAGKAYADTPFGFHTHVNVRNGLCFSLLMFASGVWLRRLGPAPAWRWLGPALALGGLALQLVELAWLHARWGTNMAQDFVVGTYFYGLGVAMLALSDPAPLRFPRLAGLGPLVLGIYASHNLFVDPLAGPDNPMHALPGWDIIVVAVVFVLSLALTGLLARFPLTRRFVA
- the dmeF gene encoding CDF family Co(II)/Ni(II) efflux transporter DmeF, whose translation is MSRFEDAAFGAGHDHIFLGAGHENNERKTWAVIALCSAMMLLEIVGGSLFGSLALVADGLHMSTHAGAMLIAALAYTYARKHASDARFVFGTGKLGDLAGFTSAIVLAMIALLIGYEAVTRFLSPVPIHFGEAIPIAVVGLLVNIASVWLLSGDHHGHSHGHSHGHSHGHDHDDGLDDEEEAQRIATSSGMVSLSIFEDGVPPVFRLTSESASTKLAASALSVTTVRPDGAQQSFTFADRGRYLESKEEIPEPHAFKVILRLPDGDHAVEFDEHPHDHGNGHDAAHRDHNMRAAYIHVMADAAVSVLAIIGLVLAKEFNWLWMDPLAGVIGALVIANWSFGLMRDTGGILLDMNTDRKMADKVRNVIEDSGDNVLDLHVWRLGPGHMSALVSVVTEDLQRNPAFYHEKLDRLQGLSHLTVEVNQMRGPV
- a CDS encoding DUF1289 domain-containing protein, whose translation is MAVKSPCVELCQFDGKTGFCTGCLRTLAEAREWKKMTDHRRHQIVNERARREKKLAGR
- a CDS encoding metal/formaldehyde-sensitive transcriptional repressor; translation: MSHTTREKAKLLARVRRIRGQVEAIERALASEAGCAEVLHLLAASRGAMNGLIAEVIEDHVREHVAASDLTEAARAEGTSELLDVIRSYLK
- a CDS encoding sodium:calcium antiporter produces the protein MLVPFVLLLLSAAAIYVSCEYFVNGVEWVGHRFGISQTATGTVLAAFGTALPESVVTFVAVALGHDSAHKEIGVGAALGGPLVLATIAYAVVGIAFMTVQHTQERRVVSRPAARRLLDDQRWFLAVFLCKVGLGVVAFAYKPWLGVLFLIAYGVYVWREMTASGEMADAEELEPLKLTPRADNPRTVWAVAQTVGALAAIFAASQLFVREIGEVGPLLGLPAQLVALLLSPIATELPETMNAVIWVRQGKSDLALANISGAMMIQATIPSALGLFFTPWMLDRSLVWAAVVTVASIVGLYWFLKHRHLSARKLAVFGALYIVFAAGLPFLM
- a CDS encoding transposase, giving the protein MAGPVPKLRSSGGKASLQGISKGGDTYLHTLLIHGARAVIRQLERKANVQGWLGKLLGRRNKNVAAVALANKNARIAWALRVHDRNFRSDYVAA
- a CDS encoding transposase yields the protein MKGRCKLASRLGWHLRACASWRKYGLGMITASAVIASVGDAKNFTNGRQLAAWPARYQSCARPAGRRVCRGSARAATRTCTRC
- a CDS encoding GNAT family N-acetyltransferase; the protein is MTYITRLHKNKLLMSDEIARSRAGRYFEHFELSAIADYHDRPDILAIWSRMLATALGPETLYQSPEFFDYLSNTAQGPGTTHELLIVRRKSDHSVVGCVPIRTISCDLNFRFGHITLFRRKLRACQILGSVPLLDLTQEGVVKSLLQQLLKRYTKCDVLYMQAFPKEASAMLQKIEGVSAYVLNGWRVCHTQPLPNSVDAYLQKFSSKKRYNLSRQVRLLTQAAGPLQVLCIEYPEQVTKMLDAVVAIDSAKNMDRDGEQARLEGLARYGLLLSYVIRCGEENIAVVYGSRSASVWHIHKISTNPDYLHLSAGTSAIHLAVQDVLTKFSFTHIDFGYGTPNAEFRSTHVLKPRGLVLLHRARSLTAMLLTLHRVCDGVNEALTRQLKQVKKRFTLAPKFLR